A stretch of Telopea speciosissima isolate NSW1024214 ecotype Mountain lineage chromosome 11, Tspe_v1, whole genome shotgun sequence DNA encodes these proteins:
- the LOC122646804 gene encoding 12-oxophytodienoate reductase 2-like, with the protein MKDEVNDRTDKYGGSLENRCRFPLEIVEAISDEIGADKVGIKLSPFSDYMESGDSNPEALGLYMAESLNKYGILYSHMIEPRISKDIQKPKWSLLPMRKAFNGTFIIAGGYGREEGNEAISKNHADLVAYGRWFLANPDLPKRFELDAPLNKYNRETFYISDPVLGYTDYPFLKSAT; encoded by the coding sequence ATGAAAGATGAAGTCAATGATCGAACAGACAAATATGGTGGGAGCTTAGAAAACCGTTGCCGCTTCCCTCTTGAAATAGTTGAGGCAATCAGTGATGAGATTGGAGCTGATAAAGTTGGAATTAAGCTCTCACCTTTCTCTGATTATATGGAGTCAGGAGACTCAAACCCTGAAGCTCTTGGCCTTTACATGGCTGAATCCCTTAACAAGTATGGGATACTCTACAGCCACATGATTGAGCCAAGGATAAGTAAAGACATACAGAAGCCTAAATGGAGTCTTCTACCCATGAGGAAGGCTTTCAATGGTACTTTCATCATCGCTGGGGGCTATGGTAGGGAAGAAGGCAACGAAGCCATTTCCAAAAACCATGCAGATCTTGTGGCTTATGGCCGATGGTTTTTGGCTAATCCGGATTTGCCTAAGAGGTTTGAGCTTGATGCTCCTCTTAACAAGTACAATAGAGAGACCTTTTACATATCTGATCCTGTTCTTGGATATACTGACTATCCATTTCTCAAATCTGCAACTTAA
- the LOC122646803 gene encoding putative 12-oxophytodienoate reductase 11, whose amino-acid sequence MGEVKDIEASPIPVLTPYSLGKFNLSHRVVLAPLTRQRSYNHVPQPHAILYYSQRTTKGGFLISEATGVSDTSLGFYPDTPGIWTEEQIEAWKPIVDAVHEKGGIFFCQLWHVGRVSTPDFQPNRQAPVSSTDKALKPHHRTTGNEIEVFTPPRRLETEEIPQIVNDFRVAARNAMRAGFDGIEIHGAHGYLLEQFMKDEVNDRTDKYGGSLENRCRFPLEVVEAISDEIGADKVGIRLSPFADYMEAGDSNPEALGLYMAESLNKYEILYIHMIEPRMRKDVQMPECPQSLYPMRKGFNGNFIIAGGYGREEGNKAISKNYADLVAYGRWFLANPDLPKRFELDAPLNNYNRETFYISDPVLGYTDYPFLKSAT is encoded by the exons ATGGGAGAAGTGAAAGATATCGAAGCCTCTCCTATCCCTGTTCTCACTCCATACAGTTTGGGAAAGTTTAATCTTTCTCATAG AGTGGTTTTGGCACCTTTGACTAGACAGAGGTCATACAACCATGTTCCCCAACCTCACGCTATTCTGTATTACTCTCAAAGAACTACTAAAGGAGGATTTCTCATAAGTGAAGCCACAGGGGTTTCTGACACTTCTCTTGG GTTCTACCCAGATACACCTGGTATTTGGACAGAAGAACAGATTGAAGCCTGGAAGCCTATAGTTGATGCTGTCCATGAAAAGGGTGGTATCTTCTTTTGTCAGCTTTGGCATGTGGGAAGGGTGTCTACTCCTG ATTTTCAGCCAAATAGACAAGCTCCAGTTTCATCCACGGACAAAGCATTGAAGCCCCATCATCGCACCACGGGCAATGAAATTGAAGTGTTCACTCCTCCAAGACGATTGGAGACAGAAGAAATCCCTCAAATTGTCAATGATTTTAGGGTTGCTGCAAGAAATGCTATGAGAGCAG gttTTGATGGAATCGAGATCCATGGGGCTCATGGGTACCTCCTCGAGCAGTTCATGAAAGATGAAGTCAATGATCGAACAGACAAATATGGTGGGAGCTTAGAAAACCGGTGCCGCTTTCCTCTTGAAGTAGTTGAGGCAATCAGTGATGAGATTGGAGCTGATAAAGTGGGAATTAGGCTCTCACCTTTTGCTGATTATATGGAGGCTGGAGACTCAAACCCAGAAGCTTTGGGCCTTTACATGGCTGAATCCCTTAATAAGTATGAGATACTCTACATCCACATGATTGAGCCAAGGATGAGAAAAGACGTACAGATGCCTGAATGTCCCCAAAGTCTTTACCCCATGAGGAAGGGTTTCAATGGTAATTTCATCATCGCTGGGGGCTATGGTAGGGAAGAAGGAAACAAAGCCATTTCCAAAAACTATGCAGATCTTGTGGCTTATGGCCGATGGTTTTTGGCTAATCCGGATTTGCCCAAGAGGTTTGAGCTTGATGCTCCCCTTAACAACTACAATAGAGAGACCTTTTACATATCTGATCCTGTTCTTGGATATACCGATTATCCATTTCTCAAATCTGCAACTTAA
- the LOC122646802 gene encoding putative 12-oxophytodienoate reductase 11, translating to MGEVEEIEAENSHEMAGEAYPIPVLTPYSMGKFNLSHRVVLAPLTRQRSYNNVPQPHAILYYSQRTTKGGLLITEATGVSDTSLGFYPDTPGIWTEEQIEAWKPIVDAVHEKGGIFFCQLWHVGRVSTFDFQPNGQAPVSSTDKSLKPQHRTTGNEIEQFTPPRRLETDEIPQIVNDFRVAARNAMRAGFDGIEIHGALGYLLEQFMKDEVNDRTDKYGGSLENRCRFPLEIVEAISNEIGADKVGIKLSPFSDFMESGDSNPEALGLYMAESLNKYGILYCHMVEPRIRKDVQKPKWSLLPMRKAFNGTFIIAGGYGREEGNEAISKKHADLVAYGRWFLANPDLPKRFELDAPLNKYDRETFYISDPVLGYTDYPFL from the exons ATGGGAGAAGTGGAAGAAATTGAAGCAGAAAACAGCCATGAAATGGCTGGGGAAGCCTATCCTATCCCTGTTCTCACTCCATACAGTATGGGAAAGTTTAATCTTTCTCATAG AGTGGTTTTGGCACCTTTGACTAGACAGAGGTCATACAACAATGTTCCTCAACCTCACGCTATTCTGTATTACTCTCAAAGAACTACTAAAGGAGGATTACTAATAACTGAAGCCACAGGCGTTTCTGACACTTCTCTTGG GTTCTACCCAGATACACCCGGTATTTGGACAGAAGAACAGATTGAAGCCTGGAAGCCCATAGTTGATGCTGTCCATGAAAAGGGGGGTATCTTCTTTTGTCAGCTTTGGCATGTGGGAAGGGTGTCTACTTTTG ATTTCCAGCCAAATGGACAAGCTCCAGTTTCATCCACAGACAAATCATTGAAGCCCCAACATCGCACCACCGGCAATGAAATTGAACAGTTCACACCTCCAAGACGGTTGGAGACAGATGAAATCCCTCAAATTGTCAATGATTTTAGGGTTGCTGCAAGAAATGCTATGAGAGCAG gtTTTGATGGAATTGAGATCCATGGGGCTCTAGGGTACCTCCTCGAGCAGTTCATGAAAGATGAAGTCAATGATCGAACAGACAAATATGGTGGGAGCTTGGAAAACCGTTGTCGCTTCCCTCTTGAAATAGTTGAAGCAATCAGTAATGAGATTGGAGCTGATAAAGTTGGAATTAAGCTCTCGCCTTTCTCTGATTTTATGGAGTCAGGAGACTCAAACCCGGAAGCTCTTGGCCTTTACATGGCTGAATCCCTTAATAAGTATGGGATACTCTACTGCCACATGGTTGAGCCAAGGATAAGAAAAGACGTACAGAAGCCTAAATGGAGTCTTCTACCCATGAGGAAGGCTTTCAATGGTACTTTCATCATCGCTGGGGGCTATGGTAGGGAAGAAGGCAATGAAGCCATTTCCAAAAAACATGCAGATCTTGTCGCTTATGGCCGATGGTTTTTGGCTAATCCGGATTTGCCTAAGAGATTTGAGCTTGATGCTCCCCTTAACAAGTATGATAGAGAGACCTTTTACATATCTGATCCTGTTCTTGGATATACTGACTATCCATTTCTCTAG